One region of Xylanimonas ulmi genomic DNA includes:
- a CDS encoding alpha/beta hydrolase family esterase, translating to MPTFRRPVGALLAATLLLALAACGGSPTAAPSDAAIAPGASGTVALDDRPFHLTVPADYDPDTPAPLVVGLHGYTSSGSELGSYFGLDALADQRGYLLALPDGAVDGSGNPFWNATTACCDFADTGVDDSGYLADLITTVESQYAVDPARVYVVGHSNGGFMALRMACEHADLVTAVVSVAGEMTDDPSSCAPSAPVSVLQVQGDADETIAYGGGDNGPGRTYPGAERTVGDWRDLDGCAATPQAGDPLDLEATIDGAETTTQTWSSCQDGAEVALWTIVGGRHVPTWSPDFAPTVLDWLLAHPRAA from the coding sequence ATGCCGACCTTCCGGAGGCCGGTGGGCGCCCTGCTCGCCGCGACCCTCCTGCTCGCGCTCGCCGCCTGCGGCGGGTCGCCGACGGCGGCACCCTCCGACGCGGCGATCGCGCCCGGCGCCTCGGGCACGGTCGCGCTCGACGACCGCCCGTTCCACCTCACCGTCCCGGCCGACTACGACCCCGACACCCCCGCGCCGCTGGTCGTCGGGCTGCACGGCTACACGTCCTCCGGGAGCGAGCTCGGCTCCTACTTCGGGCTCGACGCGCTCGCCGACCAGCGGGGGTACCTGCTCGCGCTCCCCGACGGCGCCGTCGACGGCTCGGGCAACCCGTTCTGGAACGCGACCACCGCGTGCTGCGACTTCGCCGACACCGGGGTCGACGACTCGGGCTACCTCGCGGACCTCATCACCACGGTGGAGAGCCAGTACGCGGTCGACCCGGCGCGCGTGTACGTCGTCGGGCACTCCAACGGCGGGTTCATGGCGTTGCGCATGGCGTGCGAGCACGCCGACCTGGTCACCGCCGTCGTCTCGGTCGCCGGCGAGATGACCGACGATCCGTCGTCGTGCGCGCCGAGCGCGCCCGTGAGCGTGCTGCAGGTGCAGGGCGACGCCGACGAGACCATCGCCTACGGCGGGGGCGACAACGGGCCCGGGCGCACCTACCCCGGAGCCGAGAGGACCGTGGGCGACTGGCGGGACCTCGACGGGTGCGCCGCCACCCCGCAGGCCGGGGACCCGCTGGACCTAGAGGCCACGATCGACGGCGCCGAGACGACCACGCAGACGTGGTCCTCGTGCCAGGACGGCGCCGAGGTCGCACTGTGGACCATCGTCGGCGGCCGCCACGTCCCGACGTGGTCGCCCGACTTCGCCCCCACGGTGCTCGACTGGCTGCTGGCCCACCCCCGCGCGGCGTAG
- a CDS encoding ATP-binding protein: MVDDFLDEARAGLVAIALEGAKGVGKTATASRRAKTVLTISDPRTREAVRGNYDLVAQATPPVLIDEWQLEPQVWDRVRTAVDDAPREYGRFLLAGSADVAPGTRIHSGAGRIVRLLMRPMSLAERNFEIPTVSLKQLHAGGAAIEGSTKRAVHDYVGEILRSGFPGIRDAPDRFRDRQLDGYLDRIVDRDLQENGVTVRRPSALMSWLKAYGAASASTTEYTKILNAATAGDPDKPARATVDGYREHLKRLFILDPVEAWTPALAPLKRLTVSPKHHLVDPALAARMVGIGAQGLLLGEGAVPSPSAGTWLGALFESLAVQSVRTYAEAMDARVGHLRTKNGDREVDIIVETNDRRVVALEVKLSDTINDSDVKHLLWLKEQMGELVQDAVVINTGPYAYRRRDGIAVVPLALLGP; the protein is encoded by the coding sequence GTGGTTGACGACTTCCTGGACGAGGCACGAGCTGGACTCGTGGCCATCGCCCTCGAAGGCGCGAAGGGGGTCGGGAAAACCGCCACCGCCAGTCGGCGGGCAAAGACGGTCCTCACGATCTCTGATCCCCGGACGCGCGAGGCCGTCCGGGGGAACTACGACCTCGTGGCCCAGGCCACGCCGCCGGTCCTCATCGATGAGTGGCAGCTGGAGCCGCAGGTCTGGGACAGGGTGCGCACGGCCGTCGATGACGCCCCGCGCGAGTACGGCAGGTTCTTGCTGGCGGGCTCCGCCGATGTCGCCCCGGGCACGCGCATCCACAGCGGGGCAGGTCGGATCGTCCGGCTATTGATGCGCCCGATGTCACTGGCCGAGCGCAACTTCGAGATCCCGACAGTGTCCTTGAAGCAGTTGCATGCCGGGGGCGCGGCGATAGAAGGCTCCACCAAGCGCGCCGTCCACGACTACGTCGGCGAGATCCTCCGGTCGGGGTTCCCCGGGATCCGCGATGCCCCAGATCGGTTCCGCGACCGTCAGCTCGACGGATACCTGGACCGCATCGTTGACAGGGACCTCCAGGAGAACGGGGTCACTGTGCGCCGGCCCTCGGCATTGATGTCCTGGCTCAAGGCCTATGGCGCCGCGTCCGCATCGACGACCGAGTACACGAAGATCCTCAATGCCGCGACCGCCGGGGACCCTGACAAGCCCGCGCGCGCCACGGTCGACGGCTACCGGGAGCATCTCAAGCGACTGTTCATCCTCGACCCGGTCGAGGCATGGACTCCGGCACTCGCGCCGCTCAAGCGACTGACCGTCTCTCCCAAGCACCACCTCGTCGACCCGGCGTTGGCGGCGCGCATGGTCGGCATCGGCGCCCAGGGACTGCTGCTCGGCGAAGGTGCCGTGCCGTCTCCGAGCGCGGGCACCTGGCTCGGTGCACTGTTCGAGTCGCTCGCCGTTCAATCTGTGCGCACCTACGCCGAGGCGATGGACGCACGAGTCGGCCACCTGCGTACCAAGAACGGAGACCGTGAAGTCGACATCATCGTGGAGACGAACGACCGACGGGTCGTCGCCCTGGAAGTCAAGCTGTCCGACACGATCAACGACTCGGACGTCAAGCACCTGCTCTGGCTCAAGGAGCAGATGGGCGAACTCGTGCAGGACGCCGTCGTCATCAACACGGGACCCTACGCATACCGCCGCCGAGACGGCATCGCCGTCGTCCCGCTCGCCCTCCTCGGCCCGTAA
- the purL gene encoding phosphoribosylformylglycinamidine synthase subunit PurL gives MTAASTARPTLDTVENAAATPDEAQPFAELGLKPDEYQRIRDILGRRPTAAELAMYSVMWSEHCSYKSSKVHLRRFGERVTDAMREHLLVGIGENAGVVDIGDGWAVTFKVESHNHPSFVEPYQGAATGVGGIVRDIISMGARPVAVMDQLRFGDVEHPDTARVVHGVVSGVGGYGNSLGLPNIGGELVFDASYQGNPLVNALCVGVLRHDDIHLANASGVGNKVILFGARTGGDGIGGASILASETFEDGVPAKRPSVQVGDPFMEKVLIECCLELFAAKVVEGIQDLGAAGISCATSELASNGEGGMHVFLDDVLLRDPTLNAGEILMSESQERMMAVVRPEKLEEFLAITSKWDVETSVVGEVNDSGRLTIDHHGQRIVDVDPKTVAHEGPVYDRPYARPAWQDALVADTSAALARPTSPAELRATALRLLASPNLASKAWVTDQYDRFVQGNTALAQPDDGGVVRVDETTNLGVALATDANGRYAKLDPRTGAQLALAEAYRNVAVAGATPLAVTDCLNFGSPENPDSMWQLVEAIEGLADACQALEVPVTGGNVSLYNETGAPGLVDSAIHPTPVVGVLGVLDDVRTAVPSGWRAPGLRVLLLGATADELDGSAWADVEHGHLGGVPPRVDLAAERALASVLIGARRAGLAAAAHDLSEGGLMQALAESSLRYGVGVTASVAGVVERDGVSPFAALFSETTARALVALDPAREAELVAAAEAAGVPVLAIGTTGGESVTVDEVSIPLAEAREAHETTLPRLFA, from the coding sequence ATGACCGCCGCCTCCACCGCCCGCCCGACTCTCGACACCGTGGAGAACGCCGCGGCCACGCCCGACGAGGCGCAGCCGTTCGCGGAGCTCGGCCTCAAGCCCGACGAGTACCAGCGCATCCGCGACATCCTGGGCCGGCGCCCCACGGCCGCCGAGCTCGCGATGTACTCGGTCATGTGGAGCGAGCACTGCTCCTACAAGTCCTCCAAGGTCCACCTGCGCCGGTTCGGTGAGCGCGTCACCGACGCCATGCGTGAGCACCTGCTCGTCGGCATCGGCGAGAACGCCGGTGTGGTCGACATCGGCGACGGCTGGGCGGTGACCTTTAAGGTCGAGTCGCACAACCATCCCTCGTTCGTCGAGCCGTACCAGGGAGCCGCGACCGGTGTGGGCGGCATCGTGCGCGACATCATCTCGATGGGCGCCCGGCCCGTCGCGGTCATGGACCAGCTGCGCTTCGGCGACGTCGAGCACCCCGACACGGCCCGTGTGGTGCACGGCGTGGTCTCCGGCGTCGGCGGCTACGGCAACAGCCTGGGCCTGCCCAACATCGGCGGCGAACTCGTGTTCGACGCCTCCTACCAGGGCAACCCGCTGGTCAACGCGCTGTGCGTGGGTGTGCTGCGCCACGACGACATCCACCTGGCCAACGCGAGCGGCGTCGGCAACAAGGTCATCCTGTTCGGCGCCCGCACGGGCGGCGACGGCATCGGCGGCGCCTCGATCCTCGCGTCCGAGACGTTCGAGGACGGCGTGCCCGCCAAGCGCCCGTCGGTGCAGGTGGGCGACCCCTTCATGGAGAAGGTGCTCATCGAGTGCTGCCTGGAGCTCTTCGCGGCCAAGGTCGTCGAGGGCATCCAGGACCTGGGCGCCGCGGGCATCTCGTGCGCCACCTCCGAGCTCGCGTCCAACGGTGAGGGTGGCATGCACGTCTTCCTCGACGACGTGCTGCTGCGCGACCCCACGCTCAACGCCGGCGAGATCCTCATGTCGGAGTCGCAGGAGCGCATGATGGCGGTCGTCCGGCCCGAGAAGCTGGAGGAGTTCCTCGCGATCACCTCCAAGTGGGACGTCGAGACCTCCGTGGTCGGCGAGGTCAACGACTCCGGCCGCCTGACCATCGACCACCACGGCCAGCGCATCGTCGACGTCGACCCCAAGACCGTCGCGCACGAGGGCCCGGTCTACGACCGCCCGTACGCGCGCCCGGCCTGGCAGGACGCGCTGGTCGCCGACACGAGCGCCGCCCTGGCCCGTCCGACGTCGCCCGCCGAGCTGCGCGCGACGGCGCTGCGCCTGCTGGCCTCGCCCAACCTGGCCTCCAAGGCGTGGGTCACCGACCAGTACGACCGGTTCGTGCAGGGCAACACCGCGCTCGCCCAGCCCGACGACGGCGGGGTGGTCCGCGTCGACGAGACGACGAACCTGGGTGTCGCGCTCGCGACCGACGCCAACGGGCGCTACGCCAAGCTCGACCCGCGCACCGGCGCCCAGCTCGCGCTCGCCGAGGCGTACCGCAACGTGGCCGTGGCGGGGGCCACGCCCCTGGCGGTGACCGACTGCCTCAACTTCGGCTCGCCCGAGAACCCGGACTCGATGTGGCAGCTCGTCGAGGCGATCGAGGGCCTGGCCGACGCGTGCCAGGCGCTCGAGGTGCCCGTGACGGGCGGCAACGTCTCGCTCTACAACGAGACGGGCGCCCCCGGCCTGGTCGACTCGGCCATCCACCCCACGCCCGTCGTGGGCGTGCTGGGGGTGCTCGACGACGTGCGCACCGCGGTGCCGTCGGGCTGGCGCGCGCCGGGCCTGCGCGTGCTGCTGCTGGGCGCGACGGCCGACGAGCTCGACGGGTCGGCCTGGGCCGACGTCGAGCACGGCCACCTGGGCGGTGTGCCGCCGCGTGTCGACCTGGCCGCCGAGCGCGCGCTGGCCTCGGTGCTCATCGGCGCCCGCCGCGCGGGACTGGCGGCCGCGGCGCACGACCTGTCCGAGGGCGGCCTGATGCAGGCGCTGGCGGAGTCGTCGCTGCGCTACGGCGTGGGCGTGACCGCCTCGGTCGCGGGCGTCGTCGAGCGTGACGGCGTCAGTCCGTTCGCCGCGCTGTTCAGCGAGACAACGGCGCGCGCGCTGGTCGCGCTCGACCCGGCCCGCGAGGCCGAGCTCGTCGCCGCCGCCGAGGCCGCGGGCGTCCCTGTCCTGGCGATCGGCACGACCGGCGGCGAGTCGGTCACCGTCGACGAGGTCTCCATCCCGCTCGCCGAGGCCCGCGAGGCCCACGAGACCACCCTTCCGCGCCTGTTCGCCTGA
- a CDS encoding acyl-CoA dehydrogenase, translating to MTTTTEPSAVDELVEPTTDLAEQEPASHPRGPHVDVAALHDALLGRWPQWRAAARARAAQPEFWKDESLTTAEHRERVLGQCRLMAADPQHQSWLAFPERLGGRDAHGANLAGFEEFVSGDPSLQIKAGVQWGLFAAAILHLGTPEQQDRLLPGAMDLSVPGSFAMTETGHGSDVAAIGTTATYDPDTEEFVIHTPFRAAWKDYLGNAALHATAATVFARLITGGVDYGVHCFYVPIRDAEGHFLPGVGGDDDGLKGGLRGVDNGRLWFDHVRVPRADLLARYGQVAADGTYTSPIDSPGRRFFTMLGALVQGRVSLDGAAGVASRIGLAIATRYAAERRQFASASPDEEVVLLDYATHRRRLIPRIAETYALHYAHERLLDLFDDVFSGRGDTPEQRQDLETMAAALKATSTEFALTTLQECREACGGAGFLTENRITSLRADLDVYATFEGDNTVLLQLVGKRLVGDYAASLGAQVATAPGKARFVLGQVADAALHKAPLRRAAQAVADVVAPPTRGAHFDADAQRALLTERVEAKVAAVTLGLRPARKADPATGQAIFDRHQVALIDAARSHAELVRWDAFTAAVEATKDVGTRAVLGVLRDVYALSVIERDLGWFLAHGRLSGARARAVESELHTLLRRLRPHVLDLVDAWGLGDDHLRAAIATGAERERQDEARAYHEAQRASGAAPTPEKAFKARAR from the coding sequence ATGACCACCACGACCGAGCCGAGCGCTGTGGACGAGCTCGTCGAGCCCACGACCGACCTGGCCGAGCAGGAGCCCGCGAGCCACCCCCGCGGGCCGCACGTCGACGTCGCCGCGCTGCACGACGCGCTGCTGGGACGCTGGCCGCAGTGGCGCGCCGCCGCGCGAGCCCGCGCCGCCCAGCCCGAGTTCTGGAAGGACGAGTCGCTCACGACGGCCGAGCACCGCGAGCGCGTGCTGGGTCAGTGCCGCCTCATGGCCGCCGACCCGCAGCACCAGTCGTGGCTCGCGTTCCCCGAGCGGCTGGGCGGACGCGACGCGCACGGCGCCAACCTGGCCGGGTTCGAGGAGTTCGTCAGCGGCGACCCGTCGCTGCAGATCAAGGCGGGCGTCCAGTGGGGGCTTTTCGCCGCCGCGATCCTGCACCTGGGCACGCCCGAGCAGCAGGACCGCCTGCTGCCCGGCGCCATGGACCTGTCGGTGCCCGGCTCGTTCGCCATGACCGAGACCGGCCACGGCTCCGACGTCGCCGCCATCGGCACCACCGCGACCTACGACCCGGACACCGAGGAGTTCGTGATCCACACGCCGTTCCGCGCGGCGTGGAAGGACTACCTCGGCAACGCGGCGCTGCACGCGACGGCCGCGACCGTGTTCGCGCGGCTCATCACCGGCGGCGTCGACTACGGCGTGCACTGCTTCTACGTGCCGATCCGTGACGCGGAGGGCCACTTCCTGCCGGGCGTCGGCGGTGACGACGACGGCCTCAAGGGCGGCCTGCGCGGCGTCGACAACGGGCGCCTCTGGTTCGACCATGTGCGCGTCCCGCGCGCCGACCTGCTGGCCCGCTACGGCCAGGTCGCCGCCGACGGCACGTACACCTCACCGATCGACAGCCCCGGACGCCGCTTCTTCACGATGCTCGGCGCGCTGGTGCAGGGCCGCGTCTCGCTCGACGGCGCCGCGGGCGTCGCTTCGCGCATCGGCCTGGCCATCGCCACGCGTTACGCGGCCGAGCGCCGGCAGTTCGCCAGCGCGAGCCCGGACGAGGAGGTCGTGCTGCTCGACTACGCCACGCACCGGCGTCGGCTGATCCCGCGCATCGCGGAGACTTACGCGCTGCACTACGCGCACGAGCGACTGCTCGACCTGTTCGACGACGTGTTCAGCGGGCGCGGCGACACCCCCGAGCAGCGTCAGGACCTGGAGACCATGGCGGCGGCGCTCAAGGCGACGTCGACCGAGTTCGCGCTCACGACGCTGCAGGAGTGCCGCGAGGCGTGCGGGGGAGCGGGCTTCCTCACCGAGAACCGGATCACGAGCCTGCGCGCCGACCTCGACGTGTACGCGACCTTCGAGGGCGACAACACGGTGCTGCTGCAGCTCGTGGGCAAGCGGCTGGTGGGCGACTACGCCGCGTCGCTCGGCGCGCAGGTCGCCACGGCCCCGGGCAAGGCCCGGTTCGTGCTCGGCCAGGTCGCCGACGCCGCGCTGCACAAGGCGCCGCTGCGCCGCGCCGCGCAGGCCGTGGCCGACGTCGTCGCCCCGCCCACCCGGGGCGCGCACTTTGACGCCGACGCCCAGCGCGCGCTGCTCACCGAGCGCGTGGAGGCCAAGGTCGCGGCCGTGACCCTCGGGCTGCGGCCCGCGCGCAAGGCCGACCCGGCCACGGGGCAGGCGATCTTCGACCGCCACCAGGTCGCGCTCATCGACGCGGCCCGCTCGCACGCCGAGCTGGTGCGCTGGGACGCGTTCACCGCGGCCGTCGAGGCGACCAAGGACGTCGGCACGCGCGCCGTGCTCGGCGTGCTGCGAGACGTGTACGCGCTGAGCGTCATCGAGCGCGACCTCGGGTGGTTCCTGGCCCACGGGCGCCTGTCGGGCGCGCGCGCCCGCGCCGTGGAGTCCGAGCTGCACACGCTGCTGCGGCGGCTGCGCCCGCACGTGCTCGACCTGGTCGACGCGTGGGGACTGGGCGACGACCACCTGCGCGCCGCCATCGCGACCGGCGCCGAGCGCGAGCGCCAGGACGAGGCGCGCGCCTACCACGAGGCGCAGCGCGCCTCGGGTGCGGCGCCCACGCCCGAGAAGGCGTTCAAGGCCCGCGCGCGCTGA
- a CDS encoding TetR/AcrR family transcriptional regulator, whose protein sequence is MTRDHDGRSTRWEDHRAARRAELVAAARKAVHRAGPGVSMEEIAAAAGTSKSIVYRYFEDKAGLRLAVSSAVVADMHDALARAAQEAPTPIGGLRAMVRVYLEMIEHSPHVYWFVTRTSISGVEPADDRPPGAVGTLDAPLSAYLDSVIEIVAGPFAELAGVSDDVAAAWAAGAVGFVRGAGEWWLAHREQGATAMTREALTEHVALWLWQGPVGVLHREPAGVAVGAHPHHHDTEGNRE, encoded by the coding sequence ATGACGCGTGACCACGACGGGCGTTCGACCCGGTGGGAGGACCACCGCGCGGCCCGGCGCGCCGAACTCGTCGCCGCCGCGCGCAAGGCCGTGCACCGCGCGGGGCCGGGCGTCTCGATGGAGGAGATCGCCGCCGCGGCGGGGACCTCGAAGTCGATCGTCTACCGGTACTTCGAGGACAAGGCGGGGCTGCGGCTGGCGGTCTCGTCGGCCGTCGTGGCCGACATGCACGACGCGCTCGCCCGCGCCGCGCAGGAGGCCCCCACGCCCATCGGCGGACTGCGGGCCATGGTGCGCGTCTACCTCGAGATGATCGAGCACTCGCCGCACGTGTACTGGTTCGTCACGCGCACCTCGATCTCCGGCGTCGAGCCCGCCGACGACCGACCGCCCGGCGCCGTCGGGACGCTCGACGCGCCCCTGTCGGCCTACCTGGACTCGGTCATCGAGATCGTCGCGGGGCCGTTCGCCGAGCTCGCCGGCGTGTCCGACGACGTCGCCGCGGCCTGGGCCGCCGGAGCCGTCGGCTTCGTCCGAGGCGCCGGGGAGTGGTGGCTGGCCCACCGCGAACAGGGCGCGACGGCGATGACGCGCGAGGCGCTCACCGAGCACGTCGCGCTCTGGCTCTGGCAGGGCCCCGTCGGGGTGCTGCACCGCGAACCCGCCGGCGTCGCCGTCGGCGCCCACCCCCACCACCACGACACTGAGGGGAACCGAGAATGA
- a CDS encoding acetyl-CoA C-acetyltransferase gives MATRPTTTSTPPGVRDAVVVGGNRIPFSRAGRRYADASNQEMLTAAIEGLVARFGLQGERLGEVAGGAVLKHSRDFNLVRECVLGSSLSPQTPAYDVQQACATGLEAAIAVTNKIRLGQIDSAIAGGTDTVSDAPIAVGEGLRRALLEASHAKTLQGRLKALAKLRPADLKPLTPSTDEPRTGLSMGEHQAVTTARWGVTREAQDEVALASHRNLAAAWDAGFFDDLVTPFRGLTRDDNLRADTSLEKLAALAPVFGKALAGAGEATMTAGNSTPLTDGASAVLFASREWATEHDLPVLARFVDAETAAVDFVHGQEGLLMAPAHAAPRLLARNGLTLDDIDFFEIHEAFASTVLTTLAAWEDDEYCRTELGLTGPLGKVDRARINVNGSSLAAGHPFAATGGRILATAAKVVAQRAAETGAPARALISICAAGGLGATAILESA, from the coding sequence GTGGCCACACGACCCACCACCACCTCCACCCCGCCCGGCGTGCGCGACGCCGTCGTCGTGGGTGGCAACCGCATCCCGTTCTCGCGAGCCGGGCGCCGCTACGCCGACGCCTCCAACCAGGAGATGCTCACCGCGGCCATCGAGGGCCTCGTGGCCCGGTTCGGCCTGCAGGGCGAGCGGCTGGGCGAGGTCGCGGGCGGCGCCGTGCTCAAGCACTCACGCGACTTCAACCTGGTGCGCGAGTGCGTGCTGGGCTCCTCGCTCTCGCCGCAGACCCCGGCCTACGACGTCCAGCAGGCGTGCGCGACGGGCCTGGAGGCCGCGATCGCCGTGACCAACAAGATCCGGCTCGGGCAGATCGACTCGGCCATCGCGGGCGGCACGGACACGGTGTCCGACGCGCCCATCGCCGTCGGCGAAGGGCTGCGCCGCGCGCTGCTCGAGGCCTCGCACGCCAAGACCCTCCAGGGGCGCCTCAAGGCGCTCGCCAAGCTGCGCCCGGCCGACCTCAAGCCGCTGACGCCGTCGACCGACGAGCCGCGCACCGGCCTGTCGATGGGCGAGCACCAGGCCGTGACCACCGCCCGCTGGGGCGTGACGCGCGAGGCGCAGGACGAGGTCGCGCTGGCCTCGCACCGCAACCTGGCGGCCGCGTGGGACGCGGGCTTCTTCGACGACCTGGTCACCCCGTTCCGCGGCCTGACGCGCGACGACAACCTGCGCGCCGACACCTCGCTCGAGAAGCTCGCCGCGCTGGCGCCGGTGTTCGGCAAGGCGCTGGCCGGGGCGGGCGAGGCCACCATGACGGCCGGCAACTCGACGCCGTTGACCGACGGCGCCTCGGCGGTCCTGTTCGCCTCGCGCGAGTGGGCGACCGAGCACGACCTGCCGGTCCTGGCCCGGTTCGTCGACGCCGAGACCGCCGCGGTCGACTTCGTGCACGGCCAGGAGGGCCTGCTCATGGCCCCCGCGCACGCCGCGCCGCGCCTGCTGGCCCGCAACGGGCTCACGCTCGACGACATCGACTTCTTCGAGATCCACGAGGCCTTCGCCTCGACCGTGCTGACCACGCTCGCCGCGTGGGAGGACGACGAGTACTGCCGCACCGAGCTCGGGCTGACGGGTCCGCTCGGCAAGGTCGACCGCGCGCGCATCAACGTCAACGGCTCCTCGCTGGCCGCGGGCCACCCGTTCGCCGCGACCGGCGGGCGCATCCTGGCCACCGCGGCCAAGGTCGTCGCCCAGCGCGCGGCCGAGACCGGCGCCCCGGCGCGGGCGCTCATCTCGATCTGCGCGGCGGGCGGGCTCGGCGCGACGGCCATCCTCGAGTCGGCGTGA
- a CDS encoding 3-oxoacyl-ACP reductase, which produces MTDAYTRAVNTGLTKTIAMRLGLPRPALLRRHKPGAPLTVGPVLLVSDAASAADADAVGKALTGWSLRVARTPEELADGERWGAIVLVLTETARPADASPAVLSLPGALKRLAPSGRVVTLSRGAEPGDAPALAAVRQGVDGFVRSLAKELRAGATGNGVVLTGGVDAAHPSVAATLRFLLSAKSAYVDGQLLAVGPADVADVASERTWERPLADQVAVVTGAARGIGSAIARTLARDGATVVCVDVPAAGEGLARTANAVRGTALQLDVTAPDAGQRILEHALARHGRLDVVVHNAGITRDKLLANMDAARWDSVVAVNVESQLRINEALVEAARDGRIAGPRIVSLASTSGIAGNRGQTNYAFTKAGVIGHTAATAGLLAAHGGTANAVAPGFIETEMTRHIPFATRQVARRLSSLLQGGEPVDVAEAIAFLASPLAAGVSGQTLRVCGQNLVGR; this is translated from the coding sequence ATGACTGACGCATACACCCGGGCCGTCAACACCGGCCTGACCAAGACCATCGCCATGCGGCTCGGTCTGCCGCGCCCGGCCCTGCTTCGCCGGCACAAGCCGGGCGCCCCGCTCACGGTGGGACCCGTGCTGCTCGTCTCCGACGCCGCGAGCGCCGCCGACGCCGACGCCGTCGGCAAGGCTCTGACCGGCTGGAGCCTGCGCGTGGCGCGCACCCCCGAGGAGCTCGCCGACGGCGAGCGCTGGGGCGCGATCGTGCTCGTGCTGACCGAGACGGCCCGACCCGCGGACGCCTCGCCCGCGGTGCTCTCGCTGCCGGGGGCGCTCAAGCGCCTGGCCCCCAGCGGGCGGGTGGTGACCCTCTCGCGCGGCGCCGAGCCGGGCGACGCGCCCGCGCTCGCCGCGGTCCGCCAGGGCGTGGACGGGTTCGTCCGCTCGCTCGCCAAGGAGCTGCGCGCCGGGGCGACGGGCAACGGCGTGGTGCTGACCGGAGGCGTCGACGCCGCGCACCCCTCGGTCGCGGCGACGCTGCGGTTCCTCCTGTCGGCCAAGAGCGCCTACGTGGACGGGCAGCTGCTCGCGGTGGGTCCGGCGGACGTCGCCGACGTCGCGTCCGAGCGCACCTGGGAGCGCCCGCTGGCCGACCAGGTCGCCGTCGTCACGGGCGCCGCGCGCGGCATCGGCTCGGCCATCGCCCGCACGCTCGCGCGCGACGGCGCCACCGTGGTGTGCGTCGACGTGCCCGCGGCGGGTGAGGGCCTGGCCCGCACCGCCAACGCAGTGCGCGGCACCGCGCTGCAGCTCGACGTCACCGCGCCCGACGCCGGGCAGCGCATCCTCGAACACGCGCTCGCGCGGCACGGGCGGCTCGACGTCGTCGTGCACAACGCCGGGATCACGCGCGACAAGCTGCTGGCCAACATGGACGCCGCCCGCTGGGACTCGGTGGTCGCGGTCAACGTCGAGTCGCAGCTGCGGATCAACGAGGCGCTGGTGGAGGCCGCGCGCGACGGGCGGATCGCGGGGCCGCGCATCGTGTCGCTCGCCTCGACCAGCGGCATCGCGGGCAACCGCGGGCAGACCAACTACGCGTTCACCAAGGCCGGCGTCATCGGGCACACCGCGGCGACCGCCGGGCTGCTGGCCGCGCACGGCGGCACGGCCAACGCCGTGGCGCCGGGGTTCATCGAGACCGAGATGACCCGGCACATCCCGTTCGCGACCCGGCAGGTCGCCCGGCGGCTGTCCTCGCTGCTGCAGGGCGGCGAGCCGGTCGACGTCGCCGAGGCCATCGCGTTCCTCGCCTCGCCGCTCGCGGCGGGCGTGAGCGGGCAGACCCTGCGGGTGTGCGGGCAGAACCTGGTGGGCCGGTGA